One window from the genome of Deinococcus arcticus encodes:
- a CDS encoding GGDEF domain-containing protein, whose protein sequence is MSILRSGWFRILLLLLCGLLLPLLWPGLLPNLWNTSGFGPDHHEGWPPALTALHVGSDLLVWLSYTVIAGLLALLVYRNRAHLPFDWVVLAFGLFIVACGFTHVMHVVVRFVPVYWFDAYVRALTAIVSVATAAALPPLMPRVGQALRATAELQRKEQELQQALRVNTALLNIVELAQERRPPLEVAEHVLLQFRGALQVDWLGLWVQQEAGAQVAAVWHAPEVPAALQGPPPPEPDGGLPGLASATQRSVFVEDYVVHPRAHPLLVQAGVTSVACVPLGGASGPTLVLMAAKVGDNRGWADWERQLFEAARVSVNVALERQSHLLQLESAALQDALTGLGNRRAFEMELHARTARDGPFGLLMMDLDGLKRVNDALGHEAGDQLLRLFGQRLRAQMRAGDRCYRLGGDEFAVLLAHGQPGVEEVLYGRVRRLMAQVQQEGFAQADVSAGIAFFPPEATEAEALLRLADQRMYAMKAQHHRQQPGDDSPLN, encoded by the coding sequence ATGTCCATTCTGCGCTCCGGGTGGTTCCGCATTCTGCTGCTGCTGCTGTGCGGCCTGTTGCTGCCCCTGCTGTGGCCGGGGCTGCTGCCCAACCTCTGGAACACCTCGGGCTTTGGCCCGGACCACCACGAGGGATGGCCCCCGGCACTGACAGCCCTGCATGTGGGCAGCGATCTGCTGGTGTGGCTGTCGTACACCGTTATTGCCGGGCTCCTGGCGCTGCTGGTGTACCGCAACCGCGCCCACCTGCCCTTTGACTGGGTGGTACTGGCCTTTGGGCTGTTCATCGTGGCCTGCGGCTTCACGCACGTGATGCACGTGGTGGTGCGCTTTGTGCCGGTGTACTGGTTCGACGCCTACGTGCGCGCCCTGACGGCCATCGTGAGTGTGGCCACGGCGGCAGCCCTGCCCCCCCTGATGCCCCGGGTGGGGCAGGCCCTGCGCGCCACGGCCGAACTGCAGCGCAAGGAACAGGAATTGCAGCAGGCGCTGCGGGTGAACACGGCGCTGCTGAACATCGTGGAACTGGCCCAGGAGCGCCGCCCGCCCCTGGAGGTGGCCGAGCACGTGCTGCTGCAGTTCCGGGGCGCCCTGCAGGTGGACTGGCTGGGCCTGTGGGTGCAGCAGGAGGCCGGGGCGCAGGTGGCGGCGGTCTGGCACGCGCCGGAGGTTCCGGCCGCGCTGCAGGGGCCGCCCCCACCAGAGCCGGATGGGGGCCTGCCCGGGCTGGCCAGCGCCACCCAGCGCTCGGTCTTTGTGGAGGATTACGTGGTTCATCCCCGGGCCCACCCCCTGCTGGTGCAGGCGGGGGTGACCTCGGTGGCCTGTGTGCCGCTGGGCGGCGCCAGCGGCCCCACACTGGTGCTGATGGCCGCCAAGGTGGGCGACAACCGGGGCTGGGCCGACTGGGAACGGCAGCTGTTCGAGGCCGCGCGGGTGTCGGTCAATGTGGCCCTGGAACGGCAGAGCCACCTGCTTCAGCTGGAAAGCGCCGCGCTGCAAGACGCCCTGACTGGTCTGGGCAACCGGCGGGCCTTTGAAATGGAGCTGCACGCCCGCACCGCCCGCGACGGGCCCTTCGGCCTGCTGATGATGGACCTTGACGGCCTGAAGCGGGTGAACGACGCCCTGGGCCACGAGGCCGGCGATCAGCTGCTGCGCCTGTTCGGACAGCGGCTCAGGGCACAGATGCGCGCCGGCGACCGCTGTTACCGGCTGGGCGGCGACGAGTTCGCGGTGCTGCTGGCCCACGGCCAGCCCGGGGTGGAAGAGGTGCTGTACGGGCGCGTGCGCCGCCTGATGGCCCAGGTGCAGCAAGAAGGCTTTGCCCAGGCGGATGTCAGCGCCGGCATTGCCTTCTTTCCCCCGGAAGCCACCGAGGCCGAAGCGCTGCTGCGCCTGGCCGATCAGCGCATGTATGCCATGAAGGCCCAGCACCACCGTCAGCAGCCGGGCGACGACTCGCCGCTGAATTAA
- a CDS encoding DUF4142 domain-containing protein: MQRILMTTLALTSTLALAGGAGMAPMGPVSTAQVSNNTNVLFMEVAAMSNLTEIMTSQLTLQKSSNAQVRAFATHMIQAHTQAHRELLQLAAMKGVRLTDKPGADQRLQYNKLSTLSGAAFDAMYKKVQVTGHEMTLDLIKTYRTIGTDAQVLAYAAKMQPAVAMHLEEARALPGM; encoded by the coding sequence ATGCAGCGAATTCTGATGACCACTCTGGCCCTTACCTCTACCCTGGCCCTGGCCGGCGGCGCCGGCATGGCCCCCATGGGCCCGGTCAGCACCGCGCAGGTGAGCAACAACACCAACGTCCTGTTCATGGAGGTGGCTGCCATGAGCAACCTCACGGAAATCATGACCTCGCAGCTGACCCTGCAAAAAAGCAGCAACGCCCAGGTGCGCGCCTTTGCCACGCACATGATTCAGGCCCACACCCAGGCCCACCGCGAACTGCTGCAGCTGGCGGCCATGAAGGGCGTCAGGCTCACCGACAAACCCGGCGCCGACCAGCGCCTGCAGTACAACAAGCTCAGCACCCTCTCGGGGGCCGCCTTCGACGCCATGTACAAGAAGGTGCAGGTAACCGGCCACGAGATGACCCTGGACCTGATCAAGACCTACCGCACCATCGGCACCGATGCCCAGGTGCTGGCCTACGCCGCCAAGATGCAGCCCGCCGTGGCCATGCACCTCGAAGAAGCCAGGGCCCTGCCCGGCATGTAA